ttcttcatcttcttcttcttcatcatcatcatcttcttcttcttcttcttcttcttcttcctcctcctcctcctcttcatcatcatcatcttcatcatcatcattatcatcttcatcatcaccatTTTCTATACCATAATTATGAGGATAAGCTCTATTGTctgttttgttattagtacTAGTTTGAACTGGGTCTTTACttacaatattattaaactcTGTATTATCTATTAGTCTTCTAACTGTGTTATCATTTATGCGATTTGCCTTTGTAGCAGTTGTTGCAATGGCAGCAACAGTCATATTTGAATTAGGAGAGCAAGTAACGCCAGATATTATCTCTTGTAATTCTTGGTCTAAAGCTCCAAGAGCCAGATCACTGTCAATAAACTCATCCACATCAACAAATTTCCTTTCTGGTTCCCATTCATCTACAATACAACTTTGAATGACTTCATTTAGACTCAAATAAttggatattttattttcaatatttaaatctAATAGAATATCATAATCCCACTTTTTCCACACGGATAATTTATCAgataaatcatttaaagCCCTTTCCAACAGctcattcttttttaaagccATGCTAACATTCCCCTTCAGTAGTATATATTCAGGTGGTAAAACACCACTGGATCTccaattgattttaatgGTTTCCGCAGGAATGGTTTGCcatgattttttaattagttTGAATGCATTGCAGATTGTTATCTTTGATTGTTCACTGGTTAAAATTACATTGCCATTGGAAGTTAATTGTTCTGTTGGAGTATGGTTTTGTCCAGCTGATAGTAATGACTGCAGCTTAATTAGGGCCTCGTATTGTTGCACTCTATatcttgttttaaattcatCCAGTACACCCCAATTAAAGggtaaaaatttattattacaactAGTAAATATCAAGGTAAtgcttttcaattttaaaccAATTACTCTGTGAGCGCACGAGTCATCTAAAAgcacaaatatttttcttttatttttttgcaagTTTTTGTCCCATGCTAATAACCAATCAGAAAACATGATGCTAGTTAAAAAACTTTGTCTATTGGAACTGTATGAAACGCCATACCTTTTGGCAACTTTTTTAGCCAAGGAATCAGTCGTGGGATTATGCTTGATATTGATATGTTTGTTATTGTGATAATCGGGGAATTCATCCAAAAAACATTGGTAGTTTTTAAACTTACCGATTATCAAAGGATCTAACTTTTCACTTCCATCGACATTGCTGCATAGCATAACCGTAATACAGTCGATTTGCCTCTTAATCTTgctaatttcaaaatatgaCATGTCCAATGGTAAATTATAGGCCAAACAGGTTTCACCCAGAGTAAATAAATCCTGACAAGGTATCTCTTTCAAATATTGCTTTAACAGGTGCCTCTCTTCAAAGGACCATATTTTACTGGGTTTGATTAATTGTTTGGATAATTTTGTAATGTCTAAATTGAATTTGGATAGAAACATTGCACACCACTTGTAGCTAAAACTACCGTTGCCATCTCTAAATTCATTGGGGATCTTTTGCCATATAGAACTGGCTGTATCCTGTAAAACAGGTGCAGTTACAGGTATATGGCTCCATACACTCTGATTAATCCATTCTCTTAGTACTTTACGTAGTAGTAAGTTCGATAATCGTCTCTttctgatttttttttttgttatagaTGATGAGGATGtctttttaatgtttttggAGAACGTTTTTGCAGCACCATTACTAGTGGCTGCAACTTTGGTAGTAGTGGTATTAGTAGTAGCGCCAATGCTAGTACCGGTGTTGGTGGCGAAATTGGCAGAATTATTGCGAGTATTAATCATGTTATGGTTGTTATTTGCTATATTTTGAGCTGCAGTTGCGTTTGCAGCCAAGATGGCGTTACTCTTGGCAACTAGTTCGTCTTTATTCGCTAAAATTCTGCTTATTGTGGTTTGTGAAGGCTTCTTAACTGTTTGATAGGTTTGTTGGCACCATCTTGCTAAATCCTTTTGGGTCCATTTGGGATGCTCTTCTGCCATGAGGCAGATATCTAACTTTTGCCTTAAAGTGTAACCCattttatatgtatatttatactaatataaatagactttttattttctttttttttttcttttttttttttttttttgaatgttTTATAACTGTTATTGAGTATTAGATTTAACGCTTAGAAAATATAGCTGATCAGGGTTCTATAAATGGTAACACCAAATTGAAAGAAGGAGAGTGGGAAAGTTAATTAAATTGATATAAAATCCTATATaaacgtttttttttgaaaaacaaaaacaaaaaaaaaacaaaaaaaaaaggaaaaaaaaaaaacgtttacaatttcttttctttttcttattaaaaaataaaataaaataaaataaaataaaacgaATTTAGAATTCACAGGATTTTCgtttatataaagagaatgtagatatattattaataaggtgggtgattattattatgaaaatgataGGAAATAATAGATTGGAATGGactaaaaaagaaaggagaACGACAAGAGTATATTTCACAGAGCATTTTGTGTAAAAGTTGACGATTTAACAgagggtttttttttttttagttaagaaaagaaaaaaagaaaacttgACTAAGAAATCAAAGACTCGATTACGTCAAAATCAtctttaaattaatttccaaaaagaaagaaaaaaaaaaaaaaaaaaaaaaaaaaaaaattgatcatgtgtttttttctaacaataaaaaaaagaaaaaccgTAAGCAAAAGTCacgtttaaaaatatttagtgGAATTTCCCATTTACTGGAAGCCCAATCAACTCGGAAaggaaaatcaaaaatatcttACAAACAAATTCACTCGAGAATATAGGCTAATTCAACCTATACTACTAtcaaaagtaaataaaaacctTGTCATTTATATtaccatatatatatatatatacacatataaATGTTTATAACAATGCTAATGCTgggaaaagagaaaaaaaaaaactttacttcccttcttttttctcacAACTGGTTGTTTCGGTTATCGCATCACTCGATGTTTTAATCCTTAATTACCCATTGCTCAACTACCCCTATAAGTAGTGTAGCCAAAGTTGGTCAACAACAAAGGTATATGATAATGTTGAGATGGATCTTTAAtcataaaatttatatcaaCAAAGGAATAAAATCCGTTAATTTCACTTACATCGCCACTATTACCAGGCTTTTGCCTGTTAAAGTACtctttaacaaaaaatctaattttataattccCATCTTTGACACTGTTCCATTTGATTCCAGATGATTTATCAAATACAATCTCTCCGAC
This Saccharomycodes ludwigii strain NBRC 1722 chromosome II, whole genome shotgun sequence DNA region includes the following protein-coding sequences:
- the PDC2 gene encoding Pdc2p (similar to Saccharomyces cerevisiae YDR081C | PDC2 | Pyruvate DeCarboxylase): MGYTLRQKLDICLMAEEHPKWTQKDLARWCQQTYQTVKKPSQTTISRILANKDELVAKSNAILAANATAAQNIANNNHNMINTRNNSANFATNTGTSIGATTNTTTTKVAATSNGAAKTFSKNIKKTSSSSITKKKIRKRRLSNLLLRKVLREWINQSVWSHIPVTAPVLQDTASSIWQKIPNEFRDGNGSFSYKWCAMFLSKFNLDITKLSKQLIKPSKIWSFEERHLLKQYLKEIPCQDLFTLGETCLAYNLPLDMSYFEISKIKRQIDCITVMLCSNVDGSEKLDPLIIGKFKNYQCFLDEFPDYHNNKHINIKHNPTTDSLAKKVAKRYGVSYSSNRQSFLTSIMFSDWLLAWDKNLQKNKRKIFVLLDDSCAHRVIGLKLKSITLIFTSCNNKFLPFNWGVLDEFKTRYRVQQYEALIKLQSLLSAGQNHTPTEQLTSNGNVILTSEQSKITICNAFKLIKKSWQTIPAETIKINWRSSGVLPPEYILLKGNVSMALKKNELLERALNDLSDKLSVWKKWDYDILLDLNIENKISNYLSLNEVIQSCIVDEWEPERKFVDVDEFIDSDLALGALDQELQEIISGVTCSPNSNMTVAAIATTATKANRINDNTVRRLIDNTEFNNIVSKDPVQTSTNNKTDNRAYPHNYGIENGDDEDDNDDDEDDDDEEEEEEEEEEEEEEEDDDDEEEEDEEEEEDDDDEGNDNDDGRQNHNNIKGVHKKAKDNYNVYNNTLQTVKNSGMRKSLSQEVYDAAVSNNPESFDIVFQHQEQQLQNYEQQHQLRQQETKTQKEQQISSQCIQQQHSENSLDKQFPVKKPNTSINISHNNSAFSRNIMENNNNTTGLSKVNTPDMNTNSILPNVRVSAEQIDLTSLLNDYETNRNIANSLVTILKHAEFGDLNFSSDTLKELKTIYIQHVKRVRKTRSSLANKQGSLQPSMLQHLLQSQVSIENVANNNSLFGTPNNFSSIDNSTGLSHTTTSMSSRQASEFQTPTFPDFVFNNNTNDPSAYFKSGSALDSPNFLGVVNNNNNGDNNNNIGNKTKNSV
- a CDS encoding hydroxyisourate hydrolase, with the translated sequence MPPITCHILDSTIGKPASNVLCCLYKVDIIEPNETNGNLQEGELLFKDNARLIAMARTNNDGRVQNWNFNPKDNQEWLNENVGEIVFDKSSGIKWNSVKDGNYKIRFFVKEYFNRQKPGNSGDVSEINGFYSFVDINFMIKDPSQHYHIPLLLTNFGYTTYRGS